From one bacterium Scap17 genomic stretch:
- a CDS encoding HAD family hydrolase, translated as MSLAIFDLDNTLIAGDSDHAWGEFLVEQGAVDANVYREANERYYQLYQSGELDIHEYLAFSLKPLSENSPEQLAAWHQQFMAAKIEPIILPRAEELLARHRARGDTLLIITATNRFITAPIAERLGVDELIAIEPEIVNGRYTGRVSGVPSFQAGKVTRLEAWLAERDHTLDGSTFYSDSINDLPLLERVDTAIAVDPDKQLRAAADARDWRIISLRD; from the coding sequence GTGAGTCTGGCCATCTTTGATCTCGACAATACCCTGATCGCCGGGGACAGTGATCACGCTTGGGGCGAATTTCTGGTCGAACAGGGCGCTGTCGACGCCAACGTCTATCGTGAAGCCAACGAGCGCTACTACCAGCTCTACCAGAGTGGCGAGCTGGACATTCACGAATACCTGGCCTTCTCACTCAAGCCGTTGTCCGAGAACAGTCCGGAGCAGCTGGCGGCCTGGCACCAGCAGTTCATGGCCGCCAAGATCGAGCCCATCATCCTGCCGCGGGCGGAAGAGCTGCTGGCACGTCACCGGGCACGCGGCGACACCCTGCTGATCATCACTGCCACCAATCGCTTCATCACCGCTCCCATCGCTGAGCGCCTCGGCGTCGATGAGCTGATCGCCATCGAGCCCGAGATCGTCAACGGCCGCTACACCGGGCGCGTCAGTGGCGTCCCCAGCTTCCAGGCCGGCAAGGTGACCCGCCTCGAAGCCTGGCTCGCCGAACGTGACCACACCCTGGATGGCAGCACCTTCTACAGCGACTCCATCAATGACCTACCGCTGCTGGAGCGTGTCGATACTGCCATCGCAGTGGACCCGGATAAGCAACTGCGCGCCGCCGCTGACGCGCGCGATTGGCGAATCATTTCACTGCGCGACTGA
- a CDS encoding FAD-dependent oxidoreductase, translating to MSSTTYDVLIVGGGVSGTALLYELARYTDLKSVGLVEKYDHVAIVNSHGRNNSQTIHCGDIETNYTVEKARVTKRTAGMVVNFATKLSESERDHIVYKYPKMVLAVGAKECQFLRKRFDTFKQLFPNLKLLERDDIAELEPKVVEGRRPDEEIVALGSTDEYTAVNYTTLSEAFVSEGEKAAAEKGMNFDVRLSTAVEDIRKEGDVYKVKTDKGELSARYVVVSAGGHSLLFAHKMGYGLDKSCLPMAGSFYFTPKVLNGKVYTIQNENLPFAAVHGDPDVLVEGKTRFGPTALMLPLLERYNGKTFWEFLKVLRMDRNVVKALWDLMKVRDIRNYIFKNFMFEVPVLRERLFHGDIKKIVPSLDVKDVSFAKGFGGVRPQLIDKSKQKLVMGEAKINPGTGIVFNMTPSPGGTSCLGNAEKDMYLAQEFLGFNIDKDAFERDLLTGEIELTEIERPEASSLM from the coding sequence ATGTCCTCAACGACATACGATGTCCTGATTGTGGGTGGCGGCGTGTCCGGCACCGCCCTTCTCTATGAACTCGCCCGCTACACCGACCTCAAGTCGGTCGGCCTGGTGGAAAAGTACGACCACGTCGCGATCGTCAACTCGCACGGTCGCAACAACTCCCAGACCATTCACTGCGGCGACATCGAGACCAACTACACGGTCGAGAAGGCGCGTGTGACCAAGCGCACCGCGGGCATGGTGGTCAACTTCGCCACCAAGCTCAGCGAGAGTGAGCGCGATCACATCGTCTACAAGTATCCGAAGATGGTACTGGCGGTCGGTGCCAAGGAATGCCAGTTCCTGCGCAAGCGTTTCGACACCTTCAAGCAGCTGTTCCCCAATCTGAAGCTGCTCGAGCGTGATGACATCGCCGAGCTGGAGCCGAAGGTGGTGGAAGGTCGTCGTCCTGACGAGGAAATCGTCGCGCTGGGTTCCACCGACGAATATACCGCCGTCAACTACACCACCCTGTCGGAAGCCTTCGTCAGCGAAGGCGAGAAGGCAGCGGCCGAGAAAGGCATGAACTTCGACGTTCGCCTCTCGACCGCCGTGGAAGACATTCGCAAGGAAGGCGACGTCTACAAGGTCAAGACCGACAAGGGCGAGCTCAGCGCACGCTATGTCGTGGTCAGCGCCGGCGGTCACTCGCTGCTGTTCGCCCACAAGATGGGTTACGGCCTGGACAAGTCCTGCCTGCCGATGGCCGGCTCCTTCTACTTCACCCCGAAGGTGCTCAACGGCAAGGTCTACACCATCCAGAACGAGAACCTGCCGTTCGCCGCCGTCCACGGCGACCCGGACGTGCTGGTGGAAGGCAAGACCCGCTTCGGCCCGACCGCCCTGATGCTGCCGCTGCTGGAGCGCTACAACGGCAAGACCTTCTGGGAGTTCCTCAAGGTGCTGCGCATGGACCGCAACGTCGTCAAGGCCCTGTGGGACCTGATGAAGGTGCGCGACATCCGCAACTACATCTTCAAGAACTTCATGTTCGAGGTGCCGGTGCTGCGTGAGCGTCTGTTCCACGGCGACATCAAGAAGATCGTGCCGAGCCTGGACGTCAAGGACGTCAGCTTCGCCAAGGGCTTCGGTGGCGTTCGTCCGCAGTTGATCGACAAGAGCAAGCAGAAGCTCGTGATGGGCGAAGCCAAGATCAATCCGGGCACCGGCATCGTCTTCAACATGACGCCGTCACCGGGTGGCACCAGCTGCCTGGGCAACGCCGAGAAGGACATGTATCTCGCCCAGGAATTCCTTGGCTTCAACATCGACAAGGATGCCTTCGAGCGTGACCTGCTGACCGGCGAGATCGAATTGACCGAGATCGAGCGTCCGGAAGCCTCCTCACTGATGTAA
- a CDS encoding sigma D regulator produces the protein MLEECTTAAERFRGVHQLVDRWLDQRREMLVCFMDLHEACVNDLEQLEMTRVNRFIELLMDYISAGHFEVYPQLKEEGRVFEDTAALAVCEQLMQRLEPSTELVLSFDEDFSSPTRCQHYRARLPEWLARLQQGLTERFALEDQLIQRLHAVHEPIARTAPSGQSVS, from the coding sequence ATGCTGGAGGAATGCACCACTGCGGCGGAACGCTTTCGTGGCGTTCATCAGTTGGTTGATCGCTGGCTGGACCAGCGACGCGAGATGCTGGTCTGCTTCATGGATCTGCACGAGGCCTGTGTCAATGACCTCGAGCAGCTCGAGATGACACGCGTCAATCGCTTCATCGAGCTTTTGATGGACTACATCTCGGCGGGGCATTTCGAGGTCTATCCCCAGCTCAAGGAAGAAGGTCGTGTCTTCGAGGACACCGCGGCACTGGCGGTCTGCGAGCAGCTGATGCAGCGCCTGGAGCCCTCCACCGAGCTGGTGCTGTCCTTCGATGAGGATTTCTCCAGCCCTACCCGCTGCCAGCACTATCGCGCACGACTGCCGGAATGGCTGGCTCGCCTGCAGCAGGGGCTGACCGAGCGTTTCGCGCTGGAGGATCAGCTGATCCAGCGTCTGCATGCGGTACACGAGCCAATTGCCCGGACGGCCCCGTCGGGCCAATCGGTGTCCTGA
- a CDS encoding disulfide bond formation protein B, which yields MTQADKQSGQQPVARKGGLASLASWSGRQWCLLGALGCAFLLGVAFVLQFAFDLAPCSLCIFQRVAVAVAGVFFLLGALHGPGRIGTRIYALGALAGSLGAVVLAGRHVWLQSLPPDQVPACGPGLNYMLEVLPVWDVITQVLNASGECAQISAQWLGLSIPQWSLIGFCGLALVPLAMLWSSFRR from the coding sequence ATGACACAAGCGGACAAACAATCTGGGCAGCAGCCGGTAGCGCGCAAGGGTGGGCTTGCCAGCCTGGCGAGCTGGAGCGGGCGTCAATGGTGTCTGTTGGGAGCGCTGGGATGCGCCTTTCTGCTGGGCGTGGCCTTCGTGCTGCAGTTCGCCTTCGATCTGGCGCCGTGTTCACTGTGCATCTTCCAGCGCGTGGCGGTGGCTGTGGCCGGCGTCTTCTTCCTGCTGGGGGCCTTGCATGGCCCTGGACGCATCGGCACGCGCATCTATGCGCTGGGCGCACTGGCCGGCAGCCTCGGTGCGGTCGTGCTGGCGGGGCGCCATGTCTGGCTGCAGTCTCTGCCGCCAGATCAGGTGCCGGCCTGTGGCCCGGGCCTCAACTACATGCTGGAAGTGCTGCCGGTATGGGACGTGATCACCCAAGTGCTCAACGCCTCCGGTGAGTGCGCCCAGATCAGCGCACAGTGGCTGGGACTTTCGATCCCGCAGTGGTCGTTGATCGGCTTCTGTGGGCTGGCGCTGGTACCGCTGGCAATGTTGTGGAGCAGTTTCCGCCGTTGA
- a CDS encoding glutamate--cysteine ligase — protein MSEQLASAIARLTPQARQGLFGRLRRGIEKEGLRVTAGGEISQTPHPRSLGSKLTHPYITTDYSESLLEYITPVSTRPKESLEFLADLHRFSYRNLGDELIWPASMPPRLHGNDSVPIADFGTSNSGTMKHVYRKGLDVRYGRIMQSIAGIHYNFSLPDDFWALLQGLEGAEGEDARDFRSRRYFELIRNFRRHSWILLYLFGASPGIDESFLDGGNDDRLKRQADRSLVSAYATSLRMSDLGYQNKVQAQLKICFNSLDNFVGTLRHAIVTPWKDYEKLGVKQADGSWSQLSSNILQIENEYYSDIRPKRVTRQNETPSQALEGRGVEYIEVRCLDLNPFLPVGIDETQIRFLDTFLIWCLLTESPWIDDEECATLDDSKRRVVEAGRDPALTLSVNGEERRLRDLAANIMDELGEVAGLLDSGDKTGSAHRDALAALAPRFDDAQTTPSGRLLTSMLDNGSNFVDEVLALAKGQAEQFKSEPTERARGYLLDQLVETSLQQQGDIEKGDHQDFDTFMAEYFASAHATQPA, from the coding sequence TTGTCCGAGCAACTCGCGTCCGCTATCGCGCGACTCACGCCCCAGGCCCGTCAGGGGCTCTTCGGGCGCCTGCGCCGTGGTATCGAGAAGGAAGGCCTGCGGGTTACCGCTGGCGGTGAGATCAGCCAGACGCCGCATCCGCGTTCCCTGGGGTCGAAGCTGACCCACCCGTACATCACCACGGACTATTCCGAGTCTCTGCTCGAGTACATCACTCCGGTGTCCACTCGTCCCAAGGAGTCGCTGGAGTTTCTGGCTGACCTGCATCGCTTCAGCTATCGCAATCTGGGCGATGAACTGATCTGGCCGGCCAGCATGCCGCCGCGCCTGCATGGCAACGACAGCGTGCCGATCGCGGATTTCGGCACCTCCAACAGCGGTACCATGAAGCATGTCTACCGCAAGGGGCTGGATGTACGTTACGGGCGCATCATGCAGTCGATCGCCGGTATCCATTACAACTTCTCGCTGCCGGATGATTTCTGGGCCCTGCTGCAGGGGCTGGAAGGGGCAGAGGGCGAAGATGCACGTGATTTCCGCTCGCGCCGCTATTTCGAGCTGATCCGCAACTTCCGTCGTCACAGCTGGATTCTGCTCTATCTGTTCGGTGCCTCACCGGGCATCGACGAGAGCTTCCTTGACGGCGGCAATGATGATCGCCTCAAGCGTCAGGCGGACCGCAGCCTGGTCTCGGCCTACGCCACCAGCCTGCGCATGTCGGACCTGGGCTATCAGAACAAGGTGCAGGCGCAGCTCAAGATCTGCTTCAACTCGCTGGACAACTTCGTCGGCACGCTGCGTCACGCCATCGTCACGCCGTGGAAGGACTACGAGAAGCTGGGCGTCAAGCAGGCCGACGGCAGCTGGTCGCAGCTCTCCAGCAACATCCTGCAGATCGAGAACGAGTACTACTCCGACATCCGTCCCAAGCGTGTCACCCGGCAGAACGAGACGCCCAGTCAGGCACTGGAAGGGCGCGGTGTCGAATACATCGAAGTGCGCTGTCTGGATCTCAATCCCTTCCTGCCGGTCGGGATCGACGAGACGCAGATCCGCTTCCTCGATACCTTCCTGATCTGGTGTCTGCTGACCGAGAGTCCGTGGATCGACGACGAGGAATGCGCCACGCTCGACGACAGCAAGCGTCGCGTGGTCGAGGCCGGGCGTGACCCGGCGCTGACCCTGAGCGTCAATGGTGAAGAGCGACGCCTGCGCGATCTGGCAGCCAATATCATGGATGAGCTGGGAGAAGTCGCGGGCCTGCTCGACAGTGGCGACAAGACTGGCAGCGCGCACCGTGATGCGCTGGCGGCACTCGCACCGCGCTTCGATGATGCGCAGACCACACCGTCTGGCCGTCTGCTGACCAGCATGCTCGACAACGGCAGCAACTTCGTCGACGAAGTGCTGGCGCTGGCCAAGGGCCAGGCCGAGCAGTTCAAGTCAGAACCGACGGAGCGTGCGCGCGGCTATCTGCTCGATCAGCTGGTCGAGACCTCGCTGCAGCAACAGGGTGATATCGAGAAGGGGGATCATCAGGATTTCGACACCTTCATGGCCGAGTACTTCGCGTCCGCCCATGCTACGCAACCGGCGTGA
- a CDS encoding RNA-binding transcriptional accessory protein, whose amino-acid sequence MDATATDATTSRPAPTLSPADTTRRIQQALAGELGVREEQITATVELLDGGATVPFISRYRKEATGGLDDTQMRQLEERLRYLRELEERRQVVLESIAEQNKLSATLERDVLAADSKQRLEDLYLPYRKKRRTKAQIAREAGLEPLADALLNDPTLEPEAQAAGFVAADKDVADTKAALDGAKQILMERFAEDAALVGRLRQRLWDDGILSARVMKGKEQEGAKFSDYFEHDEPLHKAPSHRALAMLRGRNEGVLSLALKLEGEDDLPRHPMEGAIAAHFSIDDQGRAADRWLKEVVRWTWRVKLYTHLESELIGRLRERAEQEAIQVFADNLKDLLLAAPAGPKATLGLDPGLRTGVKVAVVDATGKYVDQATLYPHAPHNRWDASVAELVKLIERHDVELIAIGNGTASRETDKLAADVLTRLSGRRLQKVMVNEAGASIYSASEYAAREFPDLDVTIRGAVSIARRLQDPLGELVKIEPKSIGVGQYQHDVSQVQLGRSLEAVVEDCVNGVGVDLNMASSALLSRVAGLNTTLAENIVAHRDANGRFASRQELLKVSRLGPRTFEQCAGFLRIASGKNPLDASAVHPEAYPLVERIAKAHGRELPSLLGDSAFLRTVKPAEFTDEHFGLPTVTDILRELDKPGRDPRPEFRFAEFKEGVETLKDLEPGMKLEGVVTNVTHFGAFVDIGVHQDGLVHISALSQKYVSDPREVVKAGDIVSVKVMEVDIPRARIALSMRMSDTPGEKGAGGEARRGAEGGRGGRSQGSGGRQERGGRGSNSGANGGAAPANNAMAAALLNARKSKS is encoded by the coding sequence ATGGACGCTACTGCAACTGACGCTACCACCTCCCGTCCTGCACCGACGCTGTCGCCCGCTGACACCACTCGCCGCATTCAACAGGCGCTGGCCGGTGAGCTTGGGGTGCGCGAAGAACAGATCACTGCCACCGTCGAGCTGCTGGATGGCGGCGCGACCGTGCCGTTCATCTCGCGCTACCGCAAGGAAGCCACCGGCGGGCTTGATGACACCCAGATGCGTCAGCTCGAAGAGCGCCTGCGCTATCTGCGTGAGCTGGAGGAGCGGCGTCAGGTCGTGCTCGAGTCGATCGCCGAGCAGAACAAGCTGAGCGCCACGCTTGAGCGCGATGTGCTGGCCGCCGACAGCAAGCAGCGTCTGGAAGATCTCTACCTGCCGTATCGCAAGAAGCGCCGTACCAAGGCCCAGATCGCCCGTGAAGCGGGGCTTGAGCCTCTGGCCGATGCGCTGCTCAATGACCCGACGCTGGAGCCGGAGGCTCAGGCGGCTGGCTTCGTCGCTGCCGACAAGGACGTGGCCGATACCAAGGCGGCGCTGGATGGCGCCAAGCAGATTCTGATGGAGCGCTTCGCGGAGGATGCCGCGCTGGTCGGTCGCCTGCGTCAACGTCTGTGGGACGACGGCATCCTCAGCGCGCGCGTCATGAAGGGCAAGGAGCAGGAGGGCGCCAAGTTCTCCGATTACTTCGAGCATGACGAACCGCTGCACAAGGCGCCCTCGCACCGTGCGCTGGCCATGCTGCGGGGTCGCAACGAAGGCGTGCTGAGCCTCGCGCTCAAGCTGGAAGGCGAGGACGACCTGCCGCGTCACCCGATGGAAGGCGCCATCGCGGCGCATTTCTCCATAGACGATCAGGGGCGCGCCGCGGACCGCTGGTTGAAGGAAGTGGTGCGCTGGACCTGGCGCGTCAAGCTCTACACCCATCTGGAAAGCGAACTGATCGGGCGCCTGCGCGAGCGCGCCGAGCAGGAGGCCATCCAGGTCTTCGCCGACAACCTGAAGGACCTGCTGCTGGCAGCGCCGGCGGGCCCCAAGGCCACACTGGGGCTGGACCCGGGGCTACGCACCGGCGTCAAGGTCGCGGTAGTGGATGCCACCGGCAAGTATGTCGATCAGGCCACCCTCTATCCGCATGCACCGCACAATCGCTGGGACGCCTCGGTGGCCGAGCTGGTCAAGCTGATCGAACGGCATGATGTCGAGCTGATCGCCATCGGCAATGGCACCGCCTCACGCGAGACTGACAAGCTGGCCGCCGACGTGCTGACGCGCCTGTCCGGCCGTCGTCTGCAGAAAGTGATGGTCAACGAGGCCGGCGCGTCCATCTACTCGGCCTCGGAATATGCGGCGCGCGAATTTCCGGATCTGGACGTGACCATCCGCGGCGCGGTCTCCATCGCCCGCCGCCTGCAGGACCCGCTGGGCGAGCTGGTCAAGATCGAGCCCAAGTCCATCGGCGTGGGCCAGTACCAGCACGATGTCAGTCAGGTGCAGTTGGGGCGCAGCCTGGAGGCCGTCGTCGAGGATTGCGTCAACGGTGTCGGCGTCGATCTCAACATGGCCTCCAGCGCGCTGCTGTCGCGTGTCGCGGGTCTCAACACCACGCTTGCCGAGAATATCGTCGCGCACCGGGACGCCAATGGCCGTTTCGCCTCGCGCCAGGAATTGCTCAAGGTCAGCCGGCTGGGCCCGCGCACCTTCGAGCAGTGTGCCGGCTTTTTGCGCATCGCCTCTGGCAAGAACCCACTGGATGCCAGCGCCGTCCACCCGGAGGCCTATCCGCTGGTCGAGCGCATCGCCAAGGCGCACGGGCGAGAACTGCCGAGTCTGCTGGGTGACAGCGCCTTCCTGCGTACCGTCAAGCCGGCCGAATTCACCGATGAGCATTTCGGCCTGCCGACGGTGACCGACATCCTGCGTGAACTGGACAAGCCGGGGCGTGATCCGCGCCCCGAATTCCGCTTCGCCGAATTCAAGGAAGGTGTCGAGACCCTCAAGGACCTCGAGCCGGGCATGAAGCTCGAGGGTGTCGTCACCAACGTGACGCACTTCGGGGCCTTCGTGGACATCGGTGTCCATCAGGATGGCCTGGTGCATATCTCTGCCCTGTCGCAAAAGTATGTTTCCGACCCGCGTGAAGTGGTCAAGGCGGGTGATATCGTCAGCGTCAAGGTGATGGAGGTCGATATCCCGCGTGCGCGCATCGCGCTGAGCATGCGCATGAGCGATACTCCCGGAGAGAAAGGCGCGGGAGGCGAGGCGCGACGCGGTGCAGAGGGTGGTCGTGGTGGCCGCTCGCAAGGCAGCGGGGGCCGTCAGGAGCGTGGCGGCCGCGGCAGCAATTCTGGCGCGAACGGCGGCGCGGCACCGGCCAACAATGCGATGGCCGCGGCATTGCTCAATGCGCGCAAGTCAAAATCATAA
- the msrB gene encoding peptide-methionine (R)-S-oxide reductase MsrB: MQRRQFMGLVLGAGAMLALPRLSAARPQLELERGADITPLTLEEDEWRARLSPEQYRVLREEGTERAGSSELNREHREGEYRCAGCDLALFSSATKFESGTGWPSFFDHIEGRLLTKTDYGLIWPRTEYHCARCGGHQGHVFEDGPEPTGLRWCNNGVALRFVPA; encoded by the coding sequence ATGCAACGACGCCAATTCATGGGGCTGGTGCTGGGGGCGGGAGCGATGTTGGCCCTGCCCAGGCTGTCTGCCGCACGTCCGCAGTTGGAACTCGAGCGTGGCGCGGACATCACGCCGCTGACCCTGGAGGAAGATGAATGGCGTGCCCGCCTGAGCCCGGAGCAGTATCGCGTACTGCGCGAGGAGGGCACCGAGCGTGCGGGCTCCAGCGAGCTCAACAGGGAGCATCGCGAGGGCGAGTATCGCTGTGCCGGTTGTGATCTGGCGCTGTTCTCTTCTGCCACCAAGTTCGAGTCCGGCACCGGCTGGCCCAGCTTCTTCGATCATATCGAAGGCCGCCTTCTGACCAAGACCGACTACGGGCTCATCTGGCCGCGCACCGAATATCACTGTGCGCGCTGTGGCGGGCACCAGGGGCATGTCTTCGAGGATGGTCCCGAACCCACCGGCCTGCGCTGGTGCAACAACGGTGTCGCGCTGCGCTTCGTGCCCGCGTGA
- a CDS encoding SDR family oxidoreductase, whose amino-acid sequence MKLDDKVIAITGGARGLGLAMARYLGEKGAVLALLDIEQDGLDDAVASLEAAGIKAQGFVTNVAEEDSVTAAFSAIKGALGPVSGLVNNAGITRDGLLIKARDGVVEKTMSLSSWQQVIDVNLTGVFLCTREAASQMIEAGQPGVIVNISSISRAGNMGQSNYTAAKSGVAALSVTWAKELARYRIRVGAVAPGFIATEMTAGMKPEMLDKIKSGIPMRDLGRPEDIASSVAFIFDNDYFTGRVIECDGGLRI is encoded by the coding sequence ATGAAACTTGACGACAAGGTCATCGCGATTACGGGCGGCGCTCGAGGGCTGGGGTTGGCCATGGCGCGCTATCTGGGCGAGAAGGGAGCGGTGCTGGCGCTGCTGGACATCGAACAGGACGGCCTGGATGACGCCGTCGCGAGTCTGGAAGCTGCAGGCATCAAGGCGCAGGGCTTCGTGACCAATGTCGCGGAAGAAGACTCCGTCACCGCGGCCTTCTCGGCCATCAAGGGCGCATTGGGGCCGGTGAGCGGTCTGGTCAACAATGCCGGCATCACCCGTGACGGCCTGCTGATCAAGGCACGCGATGGCGTGGTGGAAAAGACCATGTCGCTGTCCAGCTGGCAGCAGGTCATCGATGTCAATCTGACCGGTGTCTTCCTGTGCACCCGTGAAGCGGCCAGTCAGATGATCGAAGCCGGCCAGCCGGGCGTGATCGTCAATATCTCCAGCATCTCGCGCGCCGGCAACATGGGGCAGAGCAACTACACCGCCGCCAAGTCCGGTGTCGCGGCGCTGAGCGTGACCTGGGCCAAGGAGCTGGCACGCTACAGGATTCGCGTCGGTGCCGTGGCACCGGGCTTCATCGCCACCGAGATGACTGCCGGCATGAAGCCGGAGATGCTCGACAAGATCAAGAGTGGCATCCCGATGCGCGATCTGGGTCGCCCGGAAGATATCGCCAGCAGCGTGGCCTTCATCTTCGACAATGACTACTTCACCGGGCGAGTGATTGAATGTGATGGTGGTCTGCGCATCTGA
- a CDS encoding FxsA family protein: MPILLVITLFGLLDFVVLFSLGSQIGLLPTLALVLITGAVGLHLIRREGRATLMRAQERLQRGEMPSGELMEGAALIFGGALLMAPGFLSDAFGLLCLLPASRGLLTRGLSGNGAIARFFKGRFSAAGSSRSTRTGDWEADARADSASRSGGDQQHTSSNHAGQQGSSQQTGEPLEGDYISRDEPRL, encoded by the coding sequence ATGCCCATACTGTTAGTGATTACCCTGTTCGGGTTATTGGATTTCGTGGTGTTGTTCAGCCTCGGCAGCCAGATCGGCCTGCTGCCGACCCTGGCGCTGGTGCTGATCACCGGCGCCGTCGGCCTCCATCTGATTCGCCGCGAAGGTCGCGCGACACTGATGCGCGCCCAGGAACGCCTGCAACGCGGCGAGATGCCTTCCGGCGAGCTGATGGAAGGCGCGGCGCTCATCTTCGGCGGCGCCCTGTTGATGGCGCCGGGCTTTCTGTCTGACGCCTTCGGCCTGCTGTGCCTGCTCCCCGCCTCGCGGGGACTGTTGACGCGCGGTCTGAGCGGCAATGGCGCGATCGCGCGCTTTTTCAAGGGGCGCTTCTCGGCTGCGGGGAGCTCGCGCAGCACCCGCACGGGTGACTGGGAAGCCGATGCCCGTGCTGACAGCGCCTCACGCAGCGGTGGCGATCAGCAGCACACAAGCAGCAACCACGCTGGACAGCAAGGCAGCAGCCAGCAGACCGGCGAGCCGCTGGAAGGTGATTACATCAGCCGTGACGAGCCGCGCCTCTAA
- a CDS encoding co-chaperone GroES produces the protein MNIRPLHDRVVVRRVEEEQKTAGGIVLPGSAQEKPTRGEILAAGNGRILENGEVRPLDVKVGDTVIFKDGYGVEKQKIDGEEVLIMSESDILAVVEG, from the coding sequence ATGAACATTCGTCCCTTGCACGATCGCGTCGTGGTTCGTCGCGTGGAAGAAGAACAGAAAACTGCAGGTGGCATCGTTCTGCCCGGCAGCGCCCAGGAAAAGCCGACCCGTGGCGAGATTCTCGCTGCCGGTAACGGTCGCATCCTCGAGAACGGTGAAGTTCGCCCGCTGGACGTGAAAGTCGGCGATACCGTGATCTTCAAGGATGGCTACGGCGTCGAGAAGCAGAAAATCGACGGCGAAGAGGTGCTGATCATGAGCGAGAGCGACATCCTCGCCGTGGTGGAAGGCTGA